One Panicum virgatum strain AP13 chromosome 3N, P.virgatum_v5, whole genome shotgun sequence DNA segment encodes these proteins:
- the LOC120665892 gene encoding prosaposin-like isoform X2 produces MKENSQLCQLCEQFTTEALFYLNENETKTEIIDTLHQACSKFPSFKLECTRLVDYYAPLFFTKIVSLSPEDFCVSISFCVEAKFIRLPIHEDACTLCHEVVDEIVTNLEDPDMELKIIEILLKGCNNAENFVQKCKRLIIQNAPIIMEHIKKFLEKRDFCDSIHVCGSKTVHAGAQVLRSLSSA; encoded by the exons ATGAAGGAAAACTCGCAATTATGCCAACTTTGTGAGCAGTTCACCACAGAAGCCCTCTTCTATCTTAATGAAAATGAGACCAAGACCGAAATCATTGATACACTGCACCAAGCTTGTTCAAAGTTTCCTTCTTTTAAGCTGGAG TGCACAAGGTTGGTGGATTATTATGCCCCTCTTTTCTTCACAAAAATTGTTTCTTTAAGCCCTGAAGACTTTTGCGTATCAATAAGTTTTTGTGTGGAAGCAAAATTCATTCGTCTCCCAATACATGAGGATGCTTGCACCCTTTGCCATGAGGTTGTCGATGAGATTGTTACTAATCTTGAAGATCCAGACATGGAG CTTAAGATAATCGAGATACTTCTGAAAGGATGCAACAATGCAGAGAATTTCGTACAAAAG TGCAAGAGGTTAatcatccaaaatgcaccaatcaTCATGGAACATATCAAGAAGTTCCTCGAGAAGAGGGATTTCTGCGATTCTATTCATGTCTGTGGAAGTAAAACTGTTCATGCTGGAGCACAAGTCCTCAGAAGCCTTTCTTCAGCCTGA
- the LOC120665892 gene encoding prosaposin-like isoform X1 yields MGKRVQVIFVASLVLSCTISLALDDDATIKAPNVSKVSLAMKENSQLCQLCEQFTTEALFYLNENETKTEIIDTLHQACSKFPSFKLECTRLVDYYAPLFFTKIVSLSPEDFCVSISFCVEAKFIRLPIHEDACTLCHEVVDEIVTNLEDPDMELKIIEILLKGCNNAENFVQKCKRLIIQNAPIIMEHIKKFLEKRDFCDSIHVCGSKTVHAGAQVLRSLSSA; encoded by the exons ATGGGCAAAAGAGTTCAAGTTATTTTCGTCGCCAGtcttgtgctttcatgcacaataAGCTTGGCTTTGGATGATGATG CTACTATAAAGGCTCCTAATGTCAGCAAAGTATCTCTGGCAATGAAGGAAAACTCGCAATTATGCCAACTTTGTGAGCAGTTCACCACAGAAGCCCTCTTCTATCTTAATGAAAATGAGACCAAGACCGAAATCATTGATACACTGCACCAAGCTTGTTCAAAGTTTCCTTCTTTTAAGCTGGAG TGCACAAGGTTGGTGGATTATTATGCCCCTCTTTTCTTCACAAAAATTGTTTCTTTAAGCCCTGAAGACTTTTGCGTATCAATAAGTTTTTGTGTGGAAGCAAAATTCATTCGTCTCCCAATACATGAGGATGCTTGCACCCTTTGCCATGAGGTTGTCGATGAGATTGTTACTAATCTTGAAGATCCAGACATGGAG CTTAAGATAATCGAGATACTTCTGAAAGGATGCAACAATGCAGAGAATTTCGTACAAAAG TGCAAGAGGTTAatcatccaaaatgcaccaatcaTCATGGAACATATCAAGAAGTTCCTCGAGAAGAGGGATTTCTGCGATTCTATTCATGTCTGTGGAAGTAAAACTGTTCATGCTGGAGCACAAGTCCTCAGAAGCCTTTCTTCAGCCTGA
- the LOC120665893 gene encoding CBL-interacting protein kinase 22-like, whose product MPPDGSSAASSSTASAEIYTKVLQGRYELGRVLGRGASSKVYRARDVRTGVHVAVKAVRKPHHPCSPEDAAAARRSVERELAALRRVQGHPHVVRLLDVLASRTTVYLVLDLARGGSVQSALEERGRSDEPVARRLFAQLVSALAHAHARGVFHRDVKPENLLLDERADVKLTDFGLCAFADRQLGPDGLTGTACGSPAYVAPEILLKKRYDPGKADVWSCGVVLFSLTAGYLPFNDGNLMGMYRKICSGRFRCPKWFSMELRSLIVRMLDPEPNSRIKLGEIFDHPWLHYKDGIMPFPVAPAASSHPTPEVLKWEAESELAREMNAFDILTFASGCDLSGLLGTLTDRVRFVVSGINARSVLNKAEELGRGEGFAARRKEEEGFGGVLFEEIGGKFIAQVSVHPLHDDILLVEAERAISEKEPKFWEELQSSLKFSTN is encoded by the coding sequence ATGCCACCTGACGGCTCatcggcggcctcctcctccaccgcgtcAGCCGAAATCTACACGAAGGTCCTGCAGGGCCGGTACGAGCTCGGCCGCGTCCTCGGCAGGGGAGCCTCCTCCAAGGTCTACCGCGCGCGGGACGTCCGCACCGGCGTGCACGTCGCCGTCAAGGCCGTCCGGAAGCCGCACCACCCGTGCTCGCCcgaggacgccgcggcggcgcgccggtccGTGGAGCGGGAGCTCGCGGCGCTCCGGCGCGTCCAGGGCCACCCGCACGTCGTGCGCCTCCTCGACGTCCTGGCCTCCCGCACCACCGTCTACCTCGTGCTCGACCTCGCCCGCGGCGGCAGCGTCCAGTCCGCGCTCGAGGAAAGGGGCCGATCCGACGAGCCCGTGGCGCGCCGGCTCTTCGCCCAGCTCGTCTCCGCGCtggcgcacgcgcacgcgcgcggcgtGTTCCACCGCGACGTGAAGCCGGAGAACCTGCTCCTGGACGAGCGGGCCGACGTCAAGCTCACCGACTTCGGGCTCTGCGCCTTCGCCGACCGCCAGCTCGGCCCCGACGGCCTCACGGGCACGGCCTGCGGTTCCCCTGCCTACGTCGCCCCGGAGATCCTCCTCAAGAAGCGCTACGACCCCGGCAAGGCCGACGTCTGGTCATGCGGCGTCGTGCTCTTCTCGCTCACAGCCGGGTACCTACCGTTCAACGACGGCAACCTCATGGGCATGTACCGCAAGATTTGCTCGGGGAGGTTCAGGTGCCCCAAGTGGTTCTCCATGGAGCTCCGGTCCCTCATCGTGAGGATGCTGGATCCGGAGCCCAATTCACGCATCAAGCTTGGGGAAATCTTCGACCACCCTTGGTTACACTACAAAGATGGCATCATGCCGTTCCCTGTCGCACcagctgcttcttctcatcctaCTCCTGAGGTGCTGAAATGGGAGGCGGAATCTGAGCTAGCAAGGGAGATGAATGCATTTGATATCCTTACATTCGCATCAGGGTGTGATCTGAGTGGGTTGCTCGGGACTTTGACGGATCGGGTTCGATTTGTTGTATCGGGTATAAATGCCAGGTCAGTGTTGAACAAAGCTGAGGAGCTTGGGCGAGGAGAAGGGTTCGCGGCGAGGAGGAAAGAGGAAGAAGGGTTCGGAGGGGTTCTGTTTGAAGAAATAGGTGGGAAATTCATAGCGCAAGTTAGTGTTCATCCACTTCATGATGACATATTGCTTGTTGAAGCAGAAAGAGCTATCAGCGAAAAAGAACCAAAATTTTGGGAGGAACTTCAATCAAGTCTTAAATTCTCAACAAACTGA